From a region of the Nitrospira sp. genome:
- a CDS encoding DUF2235 domain-containing protein: MSKRIILCFDGEWHRPPASGHQPTLSSASGHSSCSHPGCHGQQETNVYQLYRSILLRTETGLVQHKWYDSGMDRPWFHRFRDGSFGYGLDRSILLAYAYLTATYQPGDQLFLYGFSRGAYIARALVGLLATAGLPSLPLLDQDCLRGIRAAVDIQDTNVSGMSDLSECLNQLIQHASSYVLEDAYRRYRGTPSDIGKSSTRKRQGFRRVSITLLGLWDTVGPLGIPTSALKWLNEPRYNFHDTELSPIVQRAYHALAIDEHRADHNATLWTSPNRAGQVIEQRWFAGAHGDLGGTYPERGLADISLAWILRASVGNGLAIDSYAVRVKADALGPIHDSFSESFVGLRKWIHSRFYRPVMQTGTNTEMVDSSVHTRLIATPTYRPQNEGLNSLLTIR, from the coding sequence GTGTCCAAACGCATAATTCTGTGTTTCGATGGCGAATGGCATCGACCTCCCGCCTCTGGCCACCAGCCCACTCTTTCGAGCGCTTCCGGCCATTCCTCCTGTTCCCACCCCGGATGCCATGGGCAACAGGAAACGAACGTCTATCAACTCTACCGATCGATTCTTCTGCGGACGGAGACAGGGCTTGTGCAGCACAAGTGGTATGACTCCGGCATGGACCGTCCCTGGTTTCATCGATTCCGCGATGGCTCGTTTGGCTATGGGCTCGATCGATCCATCCTGTTGGCCTACGCCTATTTGACCGCCACCTATCAACCTGGCGATCAGCTCTTTCTCTACGGATTCAGCCGCGGCGCCTATATCGCGCGAGCCCTTGTGGGTCTGCTGGCAACCGCAGGACTTCCTTCCCTCCCACTGCTCGATCAAGATTGCCTCAGAGGCATCCGTGCTGCTGTCGACATACAGGACACGAACGTTTCAGGCATGTCTGATTTGTCTGAGTGCCTCAATCAACTGATTCAGCATGCCTCAAGCTATGTGCTCGAGGACGCGTATCGGCGCTATCGCGGCACACCAAGCGACATCGGCAAATCTTCCACCAGAAAGCGACAAGGGTTTCGACGGGTCTCCATCACACTCCTCGGGCTCTGGGACACCGTCGGCCCTCTGGGGATCCCAACCAGCGCACTCAAATGGCTGAATGAACCTCGTTACAATTTTCACGATACCGAACTTAGCCCCATTGTGCAGCGGGCGTACCACGCGCTCGCCATCGATGAACACCGGGCAGACCACAATGCAACTCTTTGGACTTCTCCGAATAGAGCCGGACAAGTCATCGAACAGCGATGGTTTGCCGGAGCACATGGAGATCTCGGCGGGACGTATCCTGAACGTGGCCTCGCCGATATTTCCTTAGCGTGGATACTGCGAGCTTCAGTGGGAAACGGATTGGCGATTGATTCTTACGCTGTCCGTGTAAAGGCTGATGCGCTTGGTCCGATTCACGATTCCTTCAGCGAATCGTTTGTAGGACTGCGAAAGTGGATTCATTCACGATTCTACCGACCCGTCATGCAAACCGGCACAAATACTGAAATGGTAGATAGCTCCGTCCACACGCGGCTGATCGCGACTCCCACGTACCGGCCCCAAAATGAGGGCCTCAACAGCCTACTGACCATTCGGTAA
- a CDS encoding efflux transporter outer membrane subunit, producing MRRLVLGLCAGLLAGCAVGPDFTKPDATTPDAFRMAEPGGDATSIANTPWWELLRDQELQKLIRTALEDNKDLKRAAAAVEEFQARMFIARTDFAPQMNVTANAPAFGRKSNFLVPGFPSPFNYYLQGNLSWEIDIWGRIRRSNEAARGDLLAREENRRAIVLQLVSGVAEAYFDLLQFDMQLDIARRTLKSWEESVRIAQARLRQGMISKLDADQFEAERANAAAKAAEFERQKVQKENQLSVLLGRNPGRIARGHSLTEQVMPPDVPPGLPSELLQRRPDILQAEQDLAAATARIGMAKADRFPKLSITGILGVASPHLSRLVANETAFGVAGPGLAGPLLNAQILGFQQRAAEAQARQVVAQYEQSVLVAFKEVEDSLVAVRTVREQRTAQLQQVDALRSALSLANLRYKGGLANYLDVLIAQRNLFEAELALMGTHRLHLVSIVQLYKALGGGWTPEGQSPGQLSRMTSDMPK from the coding sequence ATGCGTAGACTAGTGTTGGGGTTGTGTGCAGGGTTGTTGGCCGGGTGTGCCGTCGGTCCGGATTTCACCAAACCCGATGCCACCACGCCGGATGCCTTCCGCATGGCGGAGCCAGGTGGCGATGCGACATCCATTGCTAATACCCCCTGGTGGGAATTGTTGAGAGATCAGGAGCTGCAGAAACTCATCCGAACGGCGCTCGAAGATAATAAAGACCTGAAGCGCGCTGCGGCGGCGGTGGAGGAGTTTCAGGCCCGTATGTTTATTGCGAGAACTGATTTTGCTCCACAGATGAACGTGACGGCCAATGCTCCGGCGTTCGGCCGCAAGAGCAATTTTCTCGTTCCGGGATTTCCGAGCCCGTTCAACTACTACCTCCAAGGGAATCTCTCATGGGAGATTGACATCTGGGGGCGTATCCGCCGATCCAATGAAGCAGCCCGCGGAGACTTACTTGCACGCGAGGAAAATCGACGAGCCATCGTCCTGCAGCTGGTGAGCGGTGTGGCGGAGGCTTATTTCGATTTGTTGCAGTTCGACATGCAACTCGATATCGCCCGGCGTACGCTGAAGTCCTGGGAGGAATCGGTCAGAATTGCCCAGGCCCGTTTGCGGCAAGGCATGATTTCCAAACTCGATGCCGATCAATTCGAAGCCGAACGAGCGAATGCTGCGGCGAAGGCGGCGGAATTCGAGCGGCAAAAAGTGCAGAAGGAAAATCAGCTCAGCGTATTGCTGGGACGCAATCCCGGACGGATCGCGCGGGGCCATTCTCTGACCGAGCAGGTCATGCCACCGGACGTGCCGCCCGGGCTTCCTTCCGAGTTGCTGCAACGGCGTCCGGATATTTTGCAAGCCGAGCAAGACTTGGCTGCCGCAACGGCCCGAATCGGAATGGCCAAAGCCGATCGGTTTCCCAAATTGAGTATTACCGGAATTCTTGGTGTGGCAAGTCCACACCTGTCCCGGTTGGTGGCAAACGAGACGGCGTTTGGGGTTGCCGGGCCAGGTTTAGCCGGTCCGTTATTGAATGCCCAGATCTTGGGATTTCAACAGAGAGCGGCCGAGGCACAAGCGAGACAGGTGGTCGCGCAATACGAGCAATCCGTATTGGTGGCATTTAAAGAGGTCGAGGATTCTCTCGTCGCGGTGCGGACTGTGCGTGAGCAGCGCACGGCGCAACTGCAACAGGTTGACGCGTTACGATCAGCGCTGAGCCTGGCCAACCTGCGCTATAAAGGTGGATTGGCCAATTATCTGGATGTGTTGATTGCCCAGCGCAATTTGTTTGAGGCCGAGTTAGCCCTCATGGGAACTCATCGGTTGCATCTGGTATCCATTGTTCAGCTGTATAAAGCCCTTGGTGGAGGCTGGACACCGGAGGGGCAGTCACCAGGTCAGCTCTCACGAATGACATCGGACATGCCGAAATAG
- a CDS encoding multidrug efflux RND transporter permease subunit, translating into MISHFFIDRPIFASVLSIIILVIGLVALQALPIAQFPEITPPVVQIEADYPGANAEIVADSVARPIEVQLPGIDNLLYYDSTSTNDGHMTIKLTFEIGTDVDIAQVQTQNRVKLAEPQLPPEVVRQGITINKVSPDLLAVVALSSVDPTHDTVYLSNYAILRVLDNVKRLRGVGNALIFGSQNYSMRLVLDPIRMAQLSLTPTDIVNVVREQNRDFPAGTIGREPALKGTELTIPVITQGRLTEVKEFEDLIVRAMPNGSMVHLRDVARVELGAQSYTLEGRWNGKPNVFLLTFLSPGANALETVRKVKAELEEVSKSFPPGVSYDIPYDTTRFIDVSIKEVVKTLMEAMVLVILVVYLFLQSWRATLIPGVAVPVSLIGAFAGMQALGFSINTLTLFGMVLVIGIVVDDAIVVVENCERHMSQGGLSPKAAAKRAMEEVTGPVIAIVLVLCAVFVPVGFLGGITGELYKQFAITISIAVIISGFVALTLSPALCALVLKPGEEQHRGFFGIFNRTFSWMQGRYLSIVGVALTRRVLSVALFGGLLVGVFMLFKVIPSSFLPEEDQGYFITIVQLPDGASKQRTDAVLNKIESYFLASPVIHSTDTLSGQNFVFSTRGSNTATMFVPLKHWDERKAPQQHVKAVIGAAFGEFAKIPEALILAFNAPSIRGLGATGGFTLQLQDPSSGDFNKFSAAAQEFIGKARQNPAIGAIGTSFRVSAPRIIAKVNRERAKALGVPISEIFDTMQAYFGNFYINDFIKYGRVYRVQTEADAQYRSTPKDVSKIYVRAIGPQGATMIPLDTVVDTDFSSGPDPVTHFNGYNTALVLGSAAPGYSSGQVLDALEQVAKEVLIPQGYGIDWSGISYQERMVGSQSMYAFAFGLLMVFLVLAAQYESWVVPFAVILAVPLGLFGALSAVWLKGMTNDIYFQIGLVTLIGLSAKNAILIVEFANKRYEEGLPLLDATIEAAKLRFRPIVMTSMAFILGVVPLVVATGAGAASRNSIGTGVFGGMLAATFLAIFFVPLFFVLIRSLSRRGKNPGAPPAPNIPDESEKEREYHHA; encoded by the coding sequence GTGATCTCACACTTCTTTATCGACCGCCCGATTTTCGCCTCGGTGTTGTCGATCATCATCCTCGTGATTGGCTTGGTCGCCTTGCAGGCCTTGCCGATCGCCCAATTTCCTGAAATCACCCCTCCCGTTGTGCAGATCGAAGCCGACTACCCCGGCGCCAATGCGGAAATTGTGGCCGATTCGGTGGCGCGTCCGATTGAGGTGCAGCTTCCCGGCATCGACAATCTGCTCTATTACGACTCGACCAGCACCAACGACGGACACATGACGATCAAGTTGACGTTTGAGATCGGCACCGACGTCGATATTGCCCAGGTGCAGACGCAGAACCGGGTCAAACTTGCCGAGCCGCAACTGCCGCCGGAAGTTGTTCGGCAAGGCATCACGATCAATAAAGTCTCTCCCGATCTGTTGGCGGTGGTGGCGCTCAGTTCCGTGGACCCGACGCATGATACGGTGTATTTGTCGAATTATGCGATTCTCCGCGTGCTCGATAATGTGAAGCGGTTGCGGGGAGTCGGCAATGCGCTGATCTTCGGTTCCCAGAATTATTCGATGCGGCTGGTCCTGGATCCGATCAGGATGGCTCAACTGAGTCTGACGCCAACAGATATCGTCAACGTCGTTCGCGAGCAGAACCGGGATTTTCCTGCAGGGACGATTGGCCGTGAACCGGCGTTGAAGGGCACCGAGCTCACGATTCCGGTCATCACGCAGGGGCGTTTGACGGAAGTGAAGGAGTTCGAGGATTTGATCGTTCGCGCCATGCCGAATGGTTCCATGGTCCATTTGCGGGATGTGGCTCGCGTCGAACTGGGTGCGCAGTCCTATACATTGGAAGGGCGCTGGAACGGCAAGCCGAATGTGTTTTTGCTCACCTTCCTGTCTCCCGGTGCCAATGCGCTTGAGACGGTGAGGAAGGTGAAGGCTGAGCTGGAGGAAGTCTCGAAGAGCTTTCCCCCAGGCGTATCTTACGATATTCCCTACGACACCACCCGGTTCATCGATGTCTCTATCAAAGAAGTGGTGAAGACATTGATGGAAGCCATGGTGCTGGTCATTCTGGTGGTATACCTCTTCCTTCAGAGTTGGCGGGCGACGCTCATCCCCGGTGTGGCCGTACCGGTCTCCCTCATTGGCGCGTTCGCCGGCATGCAGGCGCTGGGTTTCTCGATCAACACCCTGACGTTGTTCGGTATGGTGCTGGTGATCGGTATTGTGGTGGACGACGCGATCGTCGTGGTGGAGAACTGCGAGCGGCATATGTCGCAAGGAGGGCTCTCTCCCAAGGCTGCCGCCAAGCGGGCGATGGAAGAGGTGACGGGGCCGGTGATTGCGATTGTGTTGGTGCTGTGCGCGGTCTTCGTCCCGGTCGGATTTCTGGGAGGCATCACCGGCGAATTGTACAAGCAGTTTGCAATTACCATTTCGATTGCCGTGATTATTTCTGGTTTTGTCGCGCTGACCCTCAGTCCCGCGCTGTGTGCCCTGGTGCTCAAGCCTGGGGAGGAGCAGCACCGTGGTTTTTTTGGCATCTTTAATCGAACCTTCTCGTGGATGCAGGGGCGCTATCTCTCGATCGTCGGTGTCGCCTTGACCCGACGTGTGCTGTCGGTGGCGCTCTTCGGAGGCCTGCTCGTCGGCGTGTTCATGTTATTCAAGGTCATCCCGAGCAGTTTCTTGCCAGAAGAAGACCAGGGCTATTTCATCACGATCGTGCAGTTGCCGGATGGCGCCTCCAAGCAACGGACTGATGCGGTGCTGAACAAGATCGAGAGTTACTTCCTGGCCAGCCCGGTGATCCATTCGACCGATACCCTCTCCGGCCAGAACTTCGTGTTCAGTACACGGGGGTCGAATACGGCTACGATGTTCGTGCCGCTCAAACACTGGGATGAGCGCAAAGCGCCGCAACAACATGTGAAAGCGGTGATCGGGGCGGCATTTGGTGAATTTGCAAAAATCCCCGAGGCACTCATTTTAGCCTTTAATGCCCCGTCGATTCGCGGGCTCGGTGCCACGGGTGGGTTTACCTTGCAGCTCCAAGATCCAAGCAGCGGCGATTTCAATAAATTCTCCGCCGCGGCCCAGGAATTTATCGGCAAGGCGCGACAGAATCCAGCCATCGGCGCCATCGGCACGAGTTTCCGAGTGAGCGCGCCACGCATTATTGCCAAGGTGAACCGTGAGCGGGCAAAAGCATTGGGCGTGCCGATTTCCGAAATTTTCGATACGATGCAGGCCTATTTTGGAAACTTTTACATCAATGACTTTATTAAGTACGGCCGAGTCTATCGTGTTCAGACAGAGGCTGATGCGCAATATCGTTCCACGCCGAAGGATGTGTCCAAAATCTATGTGCGGGCGATAGGCCCGCAAGGTGCCACGATGATTCCTTTGGACACGGTGGTGGACACGGATTTCTCCAGCGGTCCAGACCCCGTGACCCATTTCAACGGCTACAATACCGCACTGGTGTTGGGCTCGGCAGCTCCTGGGTACAGCTCTGGTCAAGTGCTGGATGCCCTCGAGCAGGTTGCGAAAGAGGTACTGATTCCGCAGGGGTATGGAATCGATTGGAGCGGCATTTCCTATCAAGAGCGTATGGTGGGTAGTCAGTCGATGTATGCGTTCGCGTTTGGCTTGCTCATGGTGTTTCTGGTGCTCGCTGCGCAGTACGAAAGCTGGGTGGTGCCATTTGCGGTCATCCTGGCTGTGCCGTTGGGGCTATTCGGCGCACTGAGTGCTGTGTGGCTGAAGGGCATGACCAATGATATTTATTTTCAGATCGGGTTGGTGACGTTGATTGGGCTGTCGGCCAAGAATGCGATTCTGATCGTGGAGTTTGCAAACAAGCGGTATGAGGAAGGTCTTCCCTTGTTGGACGCGACGATCGAGGCGGCCAAACTTCGCTTCCGCCCGATCGTGATGACATCGATGGCGTTTATTCTGGGTGTGGTGCCTCTGGTGGTTGCCACCGGCGCCGGTGCCGCCAGTCGTAACTCAATCGGCACCGGCGTGTTCGGTGGGATGCTGGCGGCGACATTTTTGGCCATTTTCTTTGTGCCGTTGTTCTTTGTCTTGATCCGCTCGCTGAGCAGGCGCGGGAAAAATCCTGGCGCTCCGCCGGCACCGAACATCCCTGATGAGTCCGAAAAGGAGCGCGAATATCATCATGCGTAG
- a CDS encoding efflux RND transporter periplasmic adaptor subunit, whose product MVRRLRWSAVASVVCGGLALALLPGCKPEAGSSPARPVPEVGIVVATAQDVPDEPEFIGQAESSRPVEIRSQVTGILKQWFFKEGRDVKKGDRLYQIDPVPFHAAMLSAKAKVAQSEARLVQANQNLARVKPLLAEQAVSTKDLDDAVAEELAAKAALEGAKAELVKAKFDLDNTLIIAPIDGMIERTRMYEGRLVSAQTDLLTMIHQVDPMYVIVSAPESFLLKRKRDTDAKRIQHPGVYQLRGVLTFVDGTTYRHEGVLDLLDVGLKTDTGSRQARVVFPNPDRVLLPGQFVRVRFKGTLKTGAILVPQRAVQQGAKGSIVFVVGKDDKVEMREIVATNWQGNQWIVEDGVHVGDRIIVEGLHKIAPGAPVKPVPLAPAGTTTVPPAEQPQPERAS is encoded by the coding sequence ATGGTCAGGCGATTGCGATGGTCCGCTGTAGCCTCGGTGGTGTGCGGGGGGCTCGCGTTGGCGCTTCTACCGGGTTGTAAGCCGGAAGCCGGCTCCTCGCCGGCCCGTCCGGTTCCGGAAGTGGGGATTGTGGTCGCGACGGCTCAGGATGTACCTGACGAACCGGAGTTCATCGGACAGGCGGAGTCGTCACGGCCTGTGGAAATTCGTTCCCAGGTGACCGGCATTTTGAAACAGTGGTTTTTCAAGGAAGGCCGCGACGTCAAAAAGGGCGATCGGCTCTATCAAATCGATCCCGTGCCGTTCCACGCCGCGATGCTCAGTGCCAAGGCGAAAGTCGCGCAATCGGAAGCCCGATTGGTGCAAGCCAACCAGAATCTGGCACGGGTGAAGCCGCTGCTGGCAGAGCAGGCGGTCAGTACGAAGGATCTGGACGACGCGGTCGCCGAAGAGTTAGCCGCGAAGGCCGCCCTGGAAGGCGCAAAGGCGGAGCTCGTCAAAGCGAAATTCGATCTCGATAATACGCTGATTATCGCGCCAATTGACGGGATGATCGAACGGACACGCATGTATGAAGGCCGATTAGTATCGGCGCAAACAGACTTGTTGACCATGATCCATCAAGTGGATCCCATGTATGTCATTGTCAGTGCGCCGGAGAGTTTCCTGCTGAAACGGAAGCGCGATACCGATGCCAAGCGCATTCAGCATCCCGGTGTGTACCAGTTACGCGGCGTGCTCACCTTTGTCGACGGGACGACCTACAGGCATGAAGGCGTGCTGGATCTGCTCGACGTGGGATTGAAAACCGATACGGGCTCGCGACAGGCGCGGGTGGTGTTTCCCAATCCCGACCGGGTGTTGCTGCCGGGACAGTTTGTGCGGGTCCGGTTCAAGGGCACGCTCAAGACCGGTGCCATCCTGGTGCCGCAACGCGCGGTGCAGCAGGGCGCGAAGGGCTCCATCGTGTTTGTCGTCGGTAAGGACGACAAGGTGGAAATGCGGGAAATTGTGGCGACCAATTGGCAGGGCAACCAATGGATCGTGGAAGATGGGGTACACGTCGGCGATCGCATCATTGTGGAGGGCCTGCATAAAATCGCGCCCGGAGCGCCGGTGAAGCCCGTGCCGCTTGCTCCGGCCGGTACGACGACCGTTCCGCCTGCCGAGCAGCCGCAGCCGGAGCGCGCCTCGTGA
- a CDS encoding DUF1579 domain-containing protein, whose product MRVTPMLLACLCTFIMTIPVSAKEKKSGKAMDPQAMMEVWKKAAMPGEPHKVLASLVGSWTTQTKEWMEPGKPPSESAGTADMKMLLDGRFLYQEFNGTMMGQPFAGIGIDAYDNITKKYVTAWMDSMGTGIFTMQGTASADGKTITLKGSHPEPGGGQMHHRAVWTIIDQNSQTFEMYGTHGHGKEMKFMEITYTRKS is encoded by the coding sequence ATGCGCGTGACACCAATGCTGCTTGCCTGTCTCTGCACGTTCATCATGACCATACCAGTCTCTGCCAAGGAGAAGAAGTCTGGAAAGGCCATGGATCCCCAAGCCATGATGGAGGTGTGGAAGAAGGCGGCCATGCCGGGCGAGCCCCACAAAGTATTGGCCAGTCTTGTCGGGAGCTGGACCACTCAGACCAAAGAATGGATGGAGCCGGGGAAGCCCCCGTCCGAATCTGCCGGCACCGCAGACATGAAGATGTTGTTGGACGGGCGGTTTCTCTATCAGGAATTCAACGGCACCATGATGGGGCAACCCTTCGCCGGGATCGGCATCGATGCCTATGACAATATCACCAAGAAATATGTCACGGCCTGGATGGATAGCATGGGAACCGGTATTTTCACTATGCAAGGCACGGCCAGCGCCGACGGCAAAACGATTACCCTGAAGGGCTCACATCCGGAACCGGGCGGAGGGCAGATGCATCACCGTGCGGTGTGGACCATCATTGATCAGAACTCACAGACGTTTGAAATGTACGGAACCCATGGGCATGGGAAGGAAATGAAGTTCATGGAGATCACCTATACGAGAAAATCTTAG
- a CDS encoding YciI family protein has protein sequence MRFMIIIKATNESEAGVMPSQQLLSEMGQFNEELVQAGVMLAGDGLHPSAKGARVRFSGTRRTVIDGPFAETKELIAGYWVWQCRSKEEAIEWVMRCPNPMPGESEIEIRQVFEAEDFGAEFTPELREQEDRLRAQMAKKP, from the coding sequence ATGCGATTTATGATCATCATCAAGGCCACCAACGAGTCGGAGGCCGGGGTCATGCCGAGCCAGCAGTTGCTAAGCGAGATGGGGCAGTTCAACGAGGAACTGGTGCAAGCGGGCGTGATGTTGGCCGGCGACGGACTCCATCCGAGCGCCAAGGGCGCGCGCGTCAGATTCTCGGGCACCCGGCGCACCGTCATCGATGGTCCCTTTGCTGAGACCAAGGAATTGATTGCCGGCTATTGGGTCTGGCAATGCCGGTCGAAGGAGGAGGCGATCGAGTGGGTCATGCGTTGTCCCAATCCGATGCCCGGCGAATCGGAGATTGAAATTCGGCAGGTCTTCGAGGCGGAGGACTTCGGCGCTGAGTTCACACCGGAGTTGAGGGAACAAGAAGATCGCCTGCGCGCGCAGATGGCCAAGAAACCGTAG
- a CDS encoding VOC family protein → MHTITPCLWFDDQAEEAAKFYVSIFKHSKMGHITRYGEAGAQAAGRPKGSVMTVTFEIDGREYVALNGGPVFKFTEAVSFMVKCRTQQEIDDLWETLTKDGGEPGPCGWLKDKYGLSWQIVSPEWEAMLRDKDPQKSERVMAAILQMAKPDLKTLKQAYEGI, encoded by the coding sequence ATGCACACCATCACTCCCTGTCTCTGGTTTGATGATCAGGCCGAGGAGGCAGCCAAGTTCTACGTGTCGATCTTCAAGCATTCCAAGATGGGGCACATCACCCGGTATGGAGAAGCCGGCGCCCAGGCTGCGGGAAGACCCAAAGGCTCGGTCATGACCGTGACCTTTGAGATCGATGGGCGGGAATATGTCGCATTGAACGGAGGGCCGGTGTTCAAATTTACTGAAGCGGTGTCCTTCATGGTGAAATGCCGGACGCAACAGGAAATTGACGACCTGTGGGAGACGCTCACGAAGGACGGGGGAGAACCGGGGCCCTGCGGATGGCTCAAGGATAAGTACGGGTTGTCGTGGCAGATCGTCTCTCCCGAGTGGGAGGCAATGTTGCGCGACAAGGATCCTCAAAAGTCCGAACGGGTCATGGCGGCGATTCTGCAGATGGCGAAACCTGATCTCAAAACCCTGAAGCAGGCCTATGAGGGCATATAA
- a CDS encoding MoaD/ThiS family protein, giving the protein MVRVILPQHLRTLAKVDGEVALNVVGPVTQEAVLDALEACYPVLRGTIRDHVTKRRRPFIRFFACEQDVSHDPPDVPLPESVAKGVEPLLIVGAMAGG; this is encoded by the coding sequence ATGGTGCGCGTGATCTTGCCGCAACATTTGCGGACGCTGGCGAAAGTCGACGGGGAAGTGGCGCTGAATGTGGTCGGGCCTGTCACACAGGAGGCGGTTCTCGATGCATTGGAGGCGTGTTATCCCGTGTTGCGGGGGACGATTCGAGACCATGTGACCAAACGGCGCCGGCCCTTCATCCGCTTCTTTGCCTGCGAGCAGGATGTATCACACGACCCGCCGGATGTTCCCTTGCCCGAATCGGTCGCGAAGGGAGTGGAACCATTGTTGATCGTGGGGGCTATGGCTGGCGGCTAG
- a CDS encoding exo-alpha-sialidase has product MSRVRVLVGTKKGAFILSSDGTRTTWDVQGPLWGGWEIYHLTGSPADPDRLYASQTSSWFGQVIQRSDDGGKTWNPPGTKPEDLMGEDGMPKGESNMFVYDQSAATGLPLTTHQHYDGTQRPWEFKRVWHLEPSPTEPDTVFAGVEDAALFKSLDGGRTWKELAGLRSAKGPLWQPGAGGMCLHTVLLDQRQPNRMFVAISAAGTFRSEDSGQSWRPTNKGLLSKYELPDPDAEVGHCVHRITMHPSRPNVLFMQKHWDVMRSDDGGDSWHEISGNLPTDFGFPIAVHAHEPETVYVVPIKSDSEHYPPEGKLRVYRSRTGGHEWEALTKGLPQAHCYVNILRDAMAVDAFDPCGIYFGTTGGQVYASADGGDNWMAIAQNLPGVLSVEVQMLP; this is encoded by the coding sequence ATGAGTCGCGTACGAGTCTTGGTAGGAACGAAAAAGGGGGCGTTCATCCTGTCCTCGGATGGAACGCGCACAACGTGGGACGTGCAGGGACCCTTGTGGGGAGGGTGGGAAATTTACCATCTGACCGGTTCGCCGGCCGACCCCGACCGGCTCTACGCTTCGCAGACGAGCAGCTGGTTCGGACAGGTCATCCAACGATCGGACGACGGAGGAAAAACCTGGAACCCTCCCGGCACCAAGCCGGAAGATCTCATGGGGGAAGACGGCATGCCCAAAGGCGAGAGCAACATGTTCGTGTACGACCAGTCCGCAGCAACCGGTCTACCGCTGACGACCCACCAGCATTACGACGGCACGCAGCGTCCCTGGGAATTCAAGCGCGTCTGGCATCTGGAACCATCGCCGACGGAACCGGACACGGTCTTTGCCGGTGTCGAGGACGCGGCTCTGTTCAAATCACTGGACGGCGGACGGACCTGGAAGGAACTGGCGGGATTACGTAGCGCCAAGGGACCACTGTGGCAACCGGGTGCCGGCGGGATGTGTCTTCACACGGTCTTGTTGGATCAACGGCAACCGAACCGCATGTTCGTGGCCATTTCGGCAGCCGGTACGTTTCGGAGCGAAGATAGCGGACAAAGCTGGCGGCCCACGAACAAGGGCTTGCTGTCGAAATACGAGCTGCCTGATCCGGATGCGGAGGTCGGCCATTGCGTGCATCGCATCACGATGCATCCTTCCCGTCCCAACGTATTGTTCATGCAGAAACATTGGGACGTGATGCGCAGTGATGACGGTGGCGATTCGTGGCATGAGATCAGCGGCAATCTGCCGACCGATTTCGGCTTTCCTATCGCGGTGCATGCGCATGAACCGGAGACAGTCTACGTCGTGCCGATCAAGAGCGATTCGGAACATTACCCTCCCGAGGGGAAACTGCGCGTCTATCGTAGTCGAACGGGAGGCCATGAGTGGGAGGCATTGACCAAAGGGTTGCCGCAAGCACATTGCTACGTGAACATCCTGCGCGATGCGATGGCGGTCGATGCGTTCGATCCTTGTGGCATTTATTTCGGGACGACCGGCGGGCAGGTCTATGCTTCGGCCGACGGCGGAGACAATTGGATGGCGATTGCGCAGAATTTGCCGGGGGTGCTCTCCGTTGAGGTGCAAATGTTGCCGTGA
- a CDS encoding YciI family protein has product MKFILLVHHDEATYDTLSEERKRSLLSDSIGLCHQLDTQGQYVHASPVQPAASATLVRVRDGAAIVTDGPFIETREQMGGYFLIEAKDREAAVAIAARVPGATIGTVEVRPVRDVTGLP; this is encoded by the coding sequence ATGAAATTCATTCTGTTGGTGCATCACGACGAAGCGACATATGACACATTGAGCGAGGAGCGAAAGCGTTCTCTGCTGTCGGATTCTATCGGCCTCTGTCACCAATTGGATACACAGGGCCAGTATGTCCATGCCTCCCCGGTCCAGCCGGCGGCCAGCGCAACGTTGGTCCGGGTGCGGGACGGCGCTGCCATCGTAACGGACGGACCTTTTATCGAAACGCGGGAGCAGATGGGGGGGTACTTTCTCATTGAGGCCAAAGACCGCGAAGCAGCGGTGGCCATTGCCGCTCGCGTGCCGGGAGCCACCATCGGGACTGTCGAAGTCCGGCCGGTGCGGGACGTGACGGGACTGCCGTGA
- a CDS encoding YciI family protein translates to MKYLCLVYMEEKDLHAMPQAERIALSDESMAYCEALTKQGEMLSASPLHPVDTATTVRVRNGKVATTDGPFAETKEQLAGYLLIDVRDLNDALRVAAKFPGARYGSIEVRPIKEGGCA, encoded by the coding sequence ATGAAATATTTGTGTTTGGTATACATGGAAGAAAAGGATCTGCACGCCATGCCGCAGGCCGAGCGGATCGCGCTCTCCGACGAGTCGATGGCGTACTGCGAGGCCTTAACGAAACAGGGCGAAATGTTGTCCGCGTCGCCGTTGCATCCGGTGGACACGGCCACGACCGTTCGGGTCCGCAACGGCAAGGTGGCCACGACCGACGGGCCTTTTGCGGAAACAAAGGAACAACTGGCCGGCTATCTGCTGATTGATGTCCGGGACCTGAACGATGCGCTGCGCGTGGCGGCGAAGTTCCCCGGTGCGCGGTACGGCAGCATCGAAGTCCGGCCCATCAAGGAAGGCGGCTGCGCCTGA